The genomic region TGCCGAAATCGAGGGACTGGCCCGGGTACATGGGCTGGAGGTGCTGCGGGTTGCGACCTCCAGTGATCAGGGCGGACGCGCCGGTGTGACCTGGGACGTCATGGCGCTGCGCATGCCCGATGACGGCACCGGCGCGCTCCCGCTGGTGCGCGGGATCGTCCTATCCGACGAGAAGTCGTCTACCTATAAGCTGGCGCTGCTCCGGTCCGTGGCACGCATTGCTGAATATGCACCTGCTGCAGCTACGCCGACACCTGAAGGCCGCGATGCAGTCGAGGTGCCACTGGGTCTAGTCGCACTGAACTGGCTGCGAATGTACCTGCCGCTGGTGCGAGCCGGACTTCCACAGATGCCGGGCAACATCGGCACCGATCGGCTAGGCTTTGCCAAGGATGGCTTCGAAGCGCTGCTGGCGCTTGGCACGGCGCCGATCGAGCTGCGGGTCGGTGCTTCGCTCAGCGGCGAGCAGGCCGCTGCAGTGGCCTCTGCCCTTTCGCGGGCGGCGCACACGATTGCCAAGATGCCAGCGACCTTCACCCGCTATCCTAACAGCGACATGCAGGTGTTCGGCGTCAGCCGCGCGCGACGGAGAGGCGCACCCGTAACCGTACTTGACCTTGAAATGCTACGCAGCTGGGGTCTGATCGAAGTGCCAGGTCATTTGTGGCGGGCCATGTCCCGCTTCGGTTCCTGGATCGAGCCGATGCTGGTGGCTGAATGGTCGCGCCTCATCCGCGGCTATGCCGATCGAATGGGTTTGGCGGTCGCGCCGGTGCTGCGGAAGCCGCCCTTGCCTGGGCAGAGCCGGTGCGCACCACCGGGCTTGGCCGCGGTATCGTTCAGCGGCTTCTCGATCGCGGGCAATCCATGGAATGCGTCTGGACAGGACGACCGCTCAACCGAAAACCTTCGACATCGATCACTGCCTGCCCTGGTCGGTCTGGCCCTGCGGCGACCTGTGGAACCTCATGCCAGCCCACGCCCGTGTCAACCAGCACGAGAAGCGTGACAGGCTACCCTCGGCCGCGGCAATGGCCAACGCGCGGGAGAGGAATGTAGGATGGTGGGAAGCCGCCTACCTGGATGATGAGGCGCTAAAGCTTCGCTTCTTCCGCGAGGCGGCTTCCGCACTGCCCTTGAGCAGCCCTCAGAGCAGCACCGCAGTGTACGACGCATTGGACTGGCGACGCCTGCGGCTATGGCAGGACCAACAGGTGCCGCAATGGACGCCGCCCGGCGCCTCTACTTGGAGCTGACCCACTTGCGTTGGGGTGGACGCCCCCTGACGGCATCTATGTGCCAAAGTGGAGGTGTTGAAACACCACTGTAGGAGGCGTCCATGGACGAGGTTAGCACAGTCGGCATCGATTTGGCCAAGTCGGTTTTTCAGGTGCACGGGTCGGGATCAGATGGATCTGTCGTGATCCGCAAGAAGCTACGTCGAGACCAGGTTTTGGCATTCTTCGCTCAGTTGCCTCGTTGCGTTGTTGCGATGGAGGCCTGTGCAAGCGCTCATTATTGGGCGCGTGAGATCGCAGCTCTGGGCCATGACACGCGCCTCATCCCGCCGGCATATGTGAAGCCGTTCGTGAAGCGTCAGAAGAACGACATGGCTGATGCAGAAGCAATTTGCGAGGCCGCTCAGCGTCCAACGATGCGGTTCGTGCAAGGCAAGAGCGCACAATCTCAGGCATCGGCGGTCGTCTTTCGTACCCGCGATCTGCTCGTTCGCCAGCGCACCCAGCTAATCAACGCGCTACGCGGGCACCTTACTGAGTTCGGCTATATCGTGCGGCAGGGTATGGGGCACGTGAGCAAGCTGGTCGATCTGGTCCAGGATCCTACATCTGACATCCCGGATGAGGCACGGCCGGTGCTCGTGATCATGGCGGAGAGCTTCCAGGCGCTGCAATCGCAGATCACTCTTCTTGATCGCGAGATCGCCGCTCGTGCAAAGGCAGACCCCGTCGCGAAGCGGCTGATGACCATTCCAGGTGTCGGCCCTGTCGTGGCAACGGCGCTGGTGGCGCTGGCGCCCGCTGCGAGCACCTTCAAGCGCGGGCGTGACTTTGCAGCCTGGCTTGGACTCGTCCCGAGGCAGCATTCCAGCGGTGGCAAGGAGCGCCTCGGTCGTACAACGAAAATGGGTGAACGCAGCTTACGGCGGCTGTTAATACTCGGCGCGAGCTCGGCCGCCAAGGTTGCGGCACGTAATCCCGACAAGGCTGGCGCATGGCTGGCCGGCATGCTGGCGCGCAAGCCGCGGATGCTGGTCACCGTCGCGCTTGCGAACAAGATGGCTAGGATCGTCTGGGCGCTGACGGCGCATGGCGGCTCCTACAGAGCTCCGGCCGTGGCGGCGTAACCCGCAAGGCTTGAGGCGTCAGGGACGCAAGGAAGGTCAGTAGAGAGGTATGGCGCAACGGTCAGAAGACGGGGTCGGGAAAACCAGTGAAATGTCCAGGCGCCTTGAGCGCGCACTTGCGGTCTGGACCCGATCCGCGATCTCCATACAGGCCAGCAGCCGTGATAAAGGCTGCATTAACAGGCCGGACACACGGAAGCACCTGATCCTGCGCGAACAAATCTCTCAAACACCCCCTTGTATCCGGCGGGGCGTCCACACACGGCCATTCAGAGACGCTCGGTCGCCTCCCACAACCTGCCGCTTGTTCACGTTGGCTAGGCGCCAGTTTTCGCGGCTCGGTGCTGTTGTCTGAACCAACCCGACGGGGTGTAAGCATGGCGGTAGGGAACTCTGAGCACGTCGAGCGCCGCCTCAGGGCGACAGTAGAAAAGCGGGACTGCCTTGTCGATCGCGGCCGACGGTGACTTCAGTTTGAGAGCAAGACCCGGAGTGCCGCTGGTCACGAAGCGGACTAGCTCTACATGCACGTTGTAGAGGACGAACGGCATGAACAG from Novosphingobium sp. 9U harbors:
- a CDS encoding bifunctional 2-polyprenyl-6-hydroxyphenol methylase/3-demethylubiquinol 3-O-methyltransferase UbiG: MSGYSDVIAAYDGQANMLAERYEAVSSERMLAQVLALIAVESDGKLALDVGAGTGRDAAWLTSLGYEVVAAEPAPEMRRIAAEKHQSRGIRWVSDALPSLDHVHELGLAYELVLLSAVWQHVAPADRPRAFRKLASLMKPGGVLVMTLRHGPAPSGMQMHPTSTAEIEGLARVHGLEVLRVATSSDQGGRAGVTWDVMALRMPDDGTGALPLVRGIVLSDEKSSTYKLALLRSVARIAEYAPAAATPTPEGRDAVEVPLGLVALNWLRMYLPLVRAGLPQMPGNIGTDRLGFAKDGFEALLALGTAPIELRVGASLSGEQAAAVASALSRAAHTIAKMPATFTRYPNSDMQVFGVSRARRRGAPVTVLDLEMLRSWGLIEVPGHLWRAMSRFGSWIEPMLVAEWSRLIRGYADRMGLAVAPVLRKPPLPGQSRCAPPGLAAVSFSGFSIAGNPWNASGQDDRSTENLRHRSLPALVGLALRRPVEPHASPRPCQPAREA
- a CDS encoding IS110 family transposase, which translates into the protein MDEVSTVGIDLAKSVFQVHGSGSDGSVVIRKKLRRDQVLAFFAQLPRCVVAMEACASAHYWAREIAALGHDTRLIPPAYVKPFVKRQKNDMADAEAICEAAQRPTMRFVQGKSAQSQASAVVFRTRDLLVRQRTQLINALRGHLTEFGYIVRQGMGHVSKLVDLVQDPTSDIPDEARPVLVIMAESFQALQSQITLLDREIAARAKADPVAKRLMTIPGVGPVVATALVALAPAASTFKRGRDFAAWLGLVPRQHSSGGKERLGRTTKMGERSLRRLLILGASSAAKVAARNPDKAGAWLAGMLARKPRMLVTVALANKMARIVWALTAHGGSYRAPAVAA